ttatatggtaagaatatgaaattaattataacattttctgaaaatttagCTGGTGTCAGCTAATTAATAAGAGATCCCACTCGCTAATTGATTGAAAACCCCACGATTATAAGCGTAATGGAGATCTGTTGGATTGTGTTTGTTAACGgtaattttatgtaaaaactcGATCTATTCAAGAGAGAACAAGTCTTTATGAAGAATCGGGTGCTGCAGTGTCTGTCTCTTTCTTTTCACGAATGAAACCGCATATCGACTTATCATATTCTTGTCACGTAACTTTATTTTATGGTAACAGTTTATAACTTAtttttgttgatttttgtgttatATCACGTATGTATAAACAGTAATCGAACTTATACAAGATGATATTTTTATGTAAGCTTCTGCACATATATTTTCATATACATATGTTACTGTGGGATTAAATTTCTTCTTAATGTATTTATTAGGACAATTTACAGTGCAGGACAatgtaatttttgtttttttattaagtAAATTCTTAATTACCCTCCGACATTTATGCTAAAATACTTCTATTTTAGTCTCGGCatgtaagaatttttttttcccttgtaAATCACTCTTTTTTTGGATGGTTCCCCGTTTCTGAACaatttttaactttattaaccaaattaaattaaatcaaaatatataaaaaaaagcaaCTAAAAAAAACTCTCAAAATGGAAGATTAGAATAGCAATCAAAGAAGAATTAGAAACATCAAATGTTAAAGAAACAAGGGATTAATTACATTTGGGTGATCTTCTCTTCAAGCAGATTCACCCAAAATACAATCTTCTTATTTATACCTTATTTTCACATTTAATGCCTGACCCTCTTGTCATCGATATTAGAATGAGAGGGGCAAAGAGCTCCGATGGAATAGATGATGATTCTACAGCTTCTTCCAAGAAGAATTCCCACAGACCCAAATGTTTGttatttctttttcaatttcatTTAATCTTTTCCATTTTCACCTTTTGGGAAGAAGAATTCCCACAAACCCATtgttacttttatatatataaaaaaatattattcgtTTTCATAAAACTGTTTCACATGCATTtgggtttaatttaattattttgattatttcttgTTAATTATTCATTTATGTAGATTCAAAATTTACTCAACAAGATCTTCCTGCCTGCAAGCCAATTCTAACTCCAGGATTGGTAAGGTTTATACAAAATACATTTTTGTAATTTCTTGCATTAATCTTCTTTAATTGTTATGTGATTCATTGATTTGAACCATGAAAGTTATCCCTATACAATGCGGGGAGGGCTGCGAATGTCAATCTTCTCTAGAACTAAGCTGGAAAGTTTACATACATCAATCCATCAATCCTCTCAGAACTTACAAATGTGAAGTTGATTCTTTTTAAAGTCCTAGCTTGATATATTGAACCTTTAAGACATCAATGCTTATGATGATTATAATAATTGATCATCGTAATGATATCGTGTGTTCGAATAATTAGTAATTACAATAATTAATAATCGTGTTCAAATTTATATAGAATTCACTAGTATGAATGATTATTATTAAGCTATTACGCTCTCTTTTAGGGTAACTGCTTCTAGACAAACCTGACTGGTCTAATAGATAAATCAGAAATACAGAAACAAAAATAGCAATTGGACTAAAGAATGCGATTGCATTATAAGGTCGCAATTGCGCCACCAACTCGCTTTTTttcaaattgtttttttttttttttttcactctatCAATAACCGAGCCGTATCTAGTGCAACAtaagagatttattttttttgttgattCCTACGAATTAGATAGAAAACACTTCTTGAATGAGGTATTCAACTCCATGGAATTTGGCATATCTTAATCAAATCCTTTGCATCGGTTCATcggttttaatgcattttttttctttaagacATTGACGATTGAATTTTAACTGAATTTCAGGTTATTGCATCATTCACGATTGTTGCCGTTGTCTTCCTTCCAATTGGCCTAGCATCCTTATTTGCATCAGAAAGTGTAATACAATCCTCACTCTCTTATATTTGTATGCAAACATAATCCTCTTCAAAATCCACAAATATTACATTGAACTTatgcttattattattattattataggtGGTGGAAATTGTAGATCGTTATGACAAAGACTGCATTCCTAGTAGTCATAGCAGTCTCCCACTTGAGTATATCCAGAACAGCAAATCAGACAAGACCTGTACCAGAAAGTTGACTGTAGTGATTCTTCCATTGTTCTTTATTACCAATTtggatattaatttttattttcactagTAAAAAATGTGAGTTTATTGGTTATATTTTCAGGTTCCAAAGCAAATGAAAAGTCCTGTCTATGTGTATTATCAGCTTGATAATTTCTATCAGAATCATCGCCGGTGAGTAAAAATGATTTccatttaatttcagaaatattTCTTggtaaatgaagaaaaaaaaaaagaaaagataaaaccCCATTCATTTTTGAAAATCGAGAAAcatattattaacttttaacaTTTTTTAAGAAAGAATGAAAAATTCCTTGCAGATATGTAAGAAGCAGAAGTGATGCACAGTTGCAAAGCAAAGCAAGTGAAGATGCAGTAGGTAATTGTAAACCTGAAGATTTAGCAAATGGAAAACCAATTGTTCCTTGTGGGCTTGTTGCGTGGAGTTTGTTTAACGACACTTACAAT
This region of Manihot esculenta cultivar AM560-2 chromosome 10, M.esculenta_v8, whole genome shotgun sequence genomic DNA includes:
- the LOC110624160 gene encoding ALA-interacting subunit 3, translated to MPDPLVIDIRMRGAKSSDGIDDDSTASSKKNSHRPKYSKFTQQDLPACKPILTPGLVIASFTIVAVVFLPIGLASLFASESVVEIVDRYDKDCIPSSHSSLPLEYIQNSKSDKTCTRKLTVPKQMKSPVYVYYQLDNFYQNHRRYVRSRSDAQLQSKASEDAVGNCKPEDLANGKPIVPCGLVAWSLFNDTYNFKVQNKVLEVNKKDIAWKSDKEKKFGSDVYPKNFQSSGLIGGGQLNSSVPLSEQEDLIVWMRTAALPTFRKLYGKIETDLQANDIIEVEIQNNYNSYGYGGKKRLVLSTTTWIGGKNDFLGIAYVFIGGLNLLLAVSFILIFVLKPRPLGDPNYLSWNKQATRTPN